One segment of Ignavibacteriales bacterium DNA contains the following:
- a CDS encoding ROK family protein, which produces MAKSVKYAIGVDLGGTNIKIGIVSEKGKLVKNIFVKTEADCGPKKVISNIVKGVELILVKSKYKIQGIGIGCPGVVSIKKGIVENAPNLPGWKNVRLGPILKDKFGYKTHLENDANAAAIGELIFGAGRKMDSFVMVTLGTGVGGGIVFNKKIFRGEFGAAGEIGHISIDMNGQKCNCGSFGCIEAYAGNSYLKELVRSELKNYPDSKVWQLIDNDPSNVSPRIIQAAAEKKDAYARFVIERMGKQLGAALASLSNSLDISTFIIGGGVAGFGKPLFDSTRLTITERVLLPLRPRVLVIPAKLQNEAGIKGASSLVFYHN; this is translated from the coding sequence ATGGCTAAATCTGTAAAATATGCTATTGGTGTTGATTTAGGCGGCACAAATATTAAAATAGGAATTGTATCGGAGAAAGGTAAACTAGTTAAAAATATTTTCGTAAAAACTGAAGCTGATTGTGGACCCAAAAAGGTTATTTCCAATATTGTTAAAGGTGTTGAATTAATTTTAGTTAAGAGTAAGTATAAAATTCAGGGAATTGGTATCGGGTGTCCAGGCGTTGTTTCAATTAAAAAAGGAATTGTTGAAAACGCACCAAACTTGCCTGGATGGAAAAATGTAAGACTTGGTCCAATCCTAAAAGATAAATTTGGGTACAAAACACATCTTGAAAATGACGCAAACGCTGCAGCAATTGGTGAATTGATTTTTGGCGCCGGTAGGAAAATGGATTCTTTTGTAATGGTAACACTAGGCACTGGTGTTGGCGGTGGAATTGTTTTCAATAAAAAAATATTTCGAGGTGAGTTTGGTGCTGCTGGTGAAATCGGTCATATTTCTATTGATATGAACGGACAAAAATGTAATTGTGGTTCCTTTGGTTGCATTGAGGCTTATGCCGGCAACTCTTATTTAAAAGAGCTAGTTAGAAGCGAGTTAAAAAATTATCCTGATTCAAAAGTGTGGCAATTAATTGATAATGACCCTTCAAATGTTTCACCAAGAATTATTCAGGCTGCAGCAGAAAAAAAAGATGCTTATGCAAGGTTTGTAATTGAACGAATGGGTAAACAACTCGGCGCTGCTCTTGCCTCACTGAGCAACTCGCTTGATATCAGCACTTTTATAATTGGTGGCGGTGTTGCAGGTTTTGGTAAACCTTTGTTTGATTCAACACGCTTAACAATTACTGAGAGAGTTTTATTACCTTTGCGCCCTAGAGTTTTAGTTATACCTGCTAAGCTGCAAAACGAAGCTGGAATTAAAGGTGCTTCATCATTAGTATTTTATCATAATTAG
- a CDS encoding Gfo/Idh/MocA family oxidoreductase → MEKLSIGVIGVGHLGKLHSKMFKQIENCEFVGVFDSNPDQAKLVADEFVVQSFNSIDELLSKVNAVSIAATTSAHYEVTKKCFEKNIHVFVEKPITATIEQGEELVKIAKEKKLKFQVGHIERFNPGLLSLESFISDPMFIQSDRLSQFNPRGTDVAVVLDLMIHDIDIILSFIKSDVKQIDANGVAVVSDHIDIANARIQFENGAVANVTASRISQKKMRKMRIFQKDHYISLDFVTGASEVYRLQPVDEPALPTSISFGEIGVGDKKKRLIYEQPESKEVNALNYELQLFVDSVLNDKKIVVSGEDGLRALKVAEIIIQKIEQSKGALR, encoded by the coding sequence ATGGAAAAACTTTCTATCGGTGTAATCGGTGTTGGACATTTAGGCAAACTTCATTCAAAAATGTTTAAGCAAATAGAGAATTGTGAATTCGTTGGAGTTTTTGATTCAAATCCGGATCAGGCAAAATTAGTTGCTGATGAATTTGTTGTGCAGTCATTCAATTCAATTGATGAACTGCTTTCCAAAGTTAACGCAGTTTCAATAGCCGCAACAACAAGTGCACATTATGAGGTTACAAAAAAATGTTTTGAAAAAAATATTCACGTATTTGTTGAAAAACCTATCACAGCAACAATAGAGCAGGGAGAAGAGTTAGTAAAGATTGCGAAAGAGAAGAAATTAAAATTCCAGGTAGGTCATATAGAAAGATTCAATCCTGGTTTACTATCTCTTGAATCATTTATCTCTGATCCAATGTTTATTCAATCCGATAGGCTTTCACAATTTAATCCTCGCGGAACTGATGTTGCTGTAGTATTAGATTTAATGATCCACGACATCGATATTATTTTAAGTTTCATTAAAAGCGACGTTAAACAGATTGATGCAAACGGTGTTGCGGTTGTATCAGATCACATTGATATTGCAAATGCCAGAATACAATTTGAAAACGGTGCGGTTGCAAATGTAACTGCAAGCAGAATTTCGCAAAAGAAAATGAGAAAGATGCGCATCTTCCAAAAAGATCACTATATTTCTTTAGATTTTGTTACCGGTGCATCAGAGGTTTATCGGTTGCAGCCTGTGGATGAACCTGCACTTCCAACTTCAATTTCGTTTGGTGAAATTGGTGTTGGTGATAAGAAGAAAAGATTGATTTATGAACAACCGGAATCAAAAGAAGTAAATGCACTAAACTATGAATTGCAGCTTTTTGTAGATTCCGTTTTGAATGACAAAAAAATTGTCGTTTCCGGTGAAGACGGCTTGCGCGCTTTAAAAGTTGCAGAAATTATTATTCAAAAAATCGAACAGTCAAAAGGAGCATTAAGATGA
- a CDS encoding NAD(P)(+) transhydrogenase (Re/Si-specific) subunit beta, translating into MKIVIEITYLVASIFFIFGIKFLGSPKTARKGNLYAAIGMFLAIAATLFDQQVLTFEWIIIGTIIGSVVGLVMAIKTPMTGMPQMVGMLNGFGGGASILVALSEYFKKNPNYPVDTGLPFNLPIDQGVAIILSILIGGVTFTGSMIAFGKLQGIVTGKVVKYPMQHPLNALLFLGVLAAGVYVVMFPAMINIVLLITAVSLILGVLLVLPIGGADMPVAISLLNSYSGLAGSMTGFVLGNNVLIIAGALVGASGIILTMIMCKGMNRSLMNVVLGGWANAGSAAVSSTTSPKGDVKSIDSEELAMLLDSVSSVIIVPGYGMAVGQAQHAVRDLVNILEKKNIKVRFAIHPVAGRMPGHMNVLLAEAQVPYDQLLAMEDINDDFNNTDVVIVIGANDVVNPAARHDQSSPIFGMPILNVDYAKTVIINKRSMNAGYAGIDNELFFYPNALMYFGDSKDAITKLNNEIKNL; encoded by the coding sequence ATGAAAATAGTTATAGAAATCACATATCTGGTCGCTTCAATTTTCTTCATCTTCGGAATTAAATTTCTTGGATCACCAAAGACTGCAAGAAAAGGAAATCTTTATGCTGCAATAGGAATGTTCCTTGCAATTGCGGCAACTTTGTTCGATCAGCAAGTTCTTACCTTTGAATGGATAATTATCGGAACAATCATTGGGTCTGTTGTTGGTCTGGTTATGGCAATTAAAACTCCAATGACCGGAATGCCGCAAATGGTTGGAATGTTAAACGGATTCGGCGGCGGTGCTTCAATATTAGTTGCGCTTTCAGAATACTTTAAGAAAAATCCAAATTACCCGGTTGATACGGGTTTACCTTTTAATCTTCCAATTGATCAGGGAGTTGCAATTATTCTTAGTATCCTGATAGGCGGTGTTACTTTTACCGGATCAATGATTGCTTTTGGAAAGTTACAAGGAATTGTAACCGGAAAAGTTGTTAAGTATCCAATGCAGCACCCATTGAATGCATTATTGTTTTTAGGTGTTCTTGCTGCGGGTGTTTATGTTGTGATGTTTCCGGCAATGATAAACATTGTTTTATTAATTACTGCCGTGTCATTAATACTTGGAGTTTTATTAGTTCTTCCAATCGGTGGTGCTGATATGCCTGTTGCAATATCTTTACTAAACTCTTATTCGGGTTTAGCCGGATCGATGACCGGATTTGTGTTAGGAAATAATGTTTTGATTATTGCAGGCGCTCTTGTTGGTGCATCCGGAATAATCTTAACAATGATTATGTGCAAAGGTATGAATCGCTCGCTTATGAATGTTGTTCTTGGCGGATGGGCAAATGCGGGATCTGCAGCCGTTTCATCTACAACTTCTCCAAAAGGCGATGTTAAGTCAATCGATTCTGAAGAACTTGCGATGTTGCTGGATTCTGTAAGCAGTGTAATTATTGTTCCAGGTTACGGAATGGCTGTTGGACAAGCACAGCACGCTGTACGCGATCTTGTTAACATTTTAGAAAAGAAAAATATTAAAGTTCGATTTGCAATTCATCCTGTTGCTGGTAGAATGCCCGGACATATGAACGTGTTACTCGCAGAAGCACAAGTTCCGTACGATCAATTGCTTGCGATGGAAGATATTAATGATGATTTTAATAATACAGATGTTGTAATTGTTATTGGTGCAAATGATGTTGTAAATCCTGCTGCGCGTCACGATCAAAGCAGTCCGATTTTTGGAATGCCAATTCTAAATGTTGATTATGCAAAGACAGTTATAATAAACAAACGTTCTATGAACGCTGGTTATGCAGGAATTGATAACGAATTATTCTTCTATCCAAATGCACTTATGTATTTTGGCGATTCTAAAGATGCAATTACAAAATTGAATAATGAGATAAAGAATCTATAA
- a CDS encoding NAD(P) transhydrogenase subunit alpha — protein MDYIFLMHVYVFALAIFVGFELITKVPPTLHTPLMSGSNAISGITIVGAILSAGLEQFTISTILGLIAVAFAMINVIGGFLVTDRMLKMFKKK, from the coding sequence ATGGATTATATATTTTTAATGCACGTGTACGTTTTTGCACTTGCAATTTTTGTGGGTTTTGAACTCATCACAAAAGTACCCCCAACGTTGCATACGCCACTTATGTCAGGCTCAAATGCAATATCAGGAATTACAATTGTTGGTGCGATTTTAAGTGCAGGACTTGAGCAATTTACAATCAGTACAATTCTTGGATTGATTGCAGTTGCATTCGCCATGATTAATGTAATTGGCGGATTTCTTGTTACTGATCGCATGTTAAAAATGTTTAAAAAGAAGTGA
- a CDS encoding T9SS type A sorting domain-containing protein: protein MDAQNLARGLTSNGYPIINPITNQPTTFPFSGDPITGEGWVYNTWTSGGAGFVFFSGPFNMAPNDTQWVMIALIPAYGNTGLNSIEILREKTDLIRSISYDSLAFGSISYGITDVEDNYNEIPENFSLLQNYPNPFNPNTKISWQSPVSGHQTLKVYDVLGNEVATLVNEYKSAGSYEVEFNASSLSSGIYFYRLNAGSFVQTKKMILIK, encoded by the coding sequence ATGGATGCGCAGAATCTAGCAAGAGGTTTAACTTCTAATGGTTATCCTATCATTAATCCAATAACAAATCAACCTACAACATTTCCTTTTTCAGGTGATCCGATTACTGGCGAAGGCTGGGTTTATAATACATGGACATCGGGCGGAGCTGGATTTGTTTTCTTCTCAGGTCCTTTTAATATGGCGCCTAATGATACTCAGTGGGTTATGATTGCTTTAATACCAGCATATGGTAATACTGGTTTAAACAGCATCGAAATATTAAGAGAGAAAACTGATTTAATAAGAAGTATTTCTTATGATAGTCTGGCATTCGGGTCTATAAGTTACGGTATTACTGATGTTGAAGATAATTATAATGAAATTCCTGAAAATTTTTCTTTACTCCAAAACTATCCAAACCCGTTTAACCCAAATACAAAAATAAGTTGGCAGTCGCCAGTCAGCGGTCATCAAACCTTAAAGGTTTATGATGTTCTTGGAAATGAGGTTGCAACTCTGGTTAACGAGTACAAATCTGCAGGAAGTTATGAGGTCGAGTTTAATGCCTCTTCACTTTCCAGCGGAATATATTTTTATAGGTTAAATGCTGGCTCTTTTGTTCAAACAAAGAAAATGATTTTGATTAAATAA